From Lycium ferocissimum isolate CSIRO_LF1 chromosome 12, AGI_CSIRO_Lferr_CH_V1, whole genome shotgun sequence, one genomic window encodes:
- the LOC132038940 gene encoding ras-related protein Rab7-like isoform X1, translating into MNKYIHKKFCQQYKATIGANFVTKVLQIDDRLVTLQIWDTAGQERFQSLGLAFYRGADCCVLVYDVNVMRLFDNLDDWHEEIFKEVWFIVLQASPPDAKTFPFILLGNKINIDGGNSRVVSEKKAKHWCSSKGIPYFETSAKEDINVDAAFLSIAKTALANEHEQDIYFQGIPAAVSEKE; encoded by the exons ATGA ataaatatatacacaagaagTTCTGTCAGCAATACAAAGCTACAATTGGAGCTAATTTCGTGACAAAGGTGCTTCAGATTGATGACAGGCTTGTAACTCTTCAA ATATGGGATACAGCGGGTCAGGAGAGATTTCAGAGTCTTGGACTTGCATTTTATAGAGGAGCAGATTGTTGTGTTTTGGTCTATGATGTCAATGTAATGCGATTGTTTGACAACCTTGACGACTGGCATGAAGAAATTTTCAAAGAGGTTTGG TTTATTGTTCTGCAGGCTAGCCCACCGGACGCTAAGACATTTCCTTTCATATTACTGGGAAACAAGATCAATATAGATGGTGGAAATAGCCGAGTG GTTTCTGAGAAAAAAGCAAAGCATTGGTGTTCATCAAAAGGGATACCTTACTTTGAGACATCAGCAAAAGAGGATATAAATGTTGATGCTGCCTTCTTGTCTATTGCAAAAACTGCTTTGGCCAATGAGCACGAGCAGGATAT ATACTTCCAGGGCATTCCAGCGGCAGTTTCAGAGAAAGAGTAG
- the LOC132038940 gene encoding ras-related protein Rab7-like isoform X2: MNKYIHKKFCQQYKATIGANFVTKVLQIDDRLVTLQIWDTAGQERFQSLGLAFYRGADCCVLVYDVNVMRLFDNLDDWHEEIFKEASPPDAKTFPFILLGNKINIDGGNSRVVSEKKAKHWCSSKGIPYFETSAKEDINVDAAFLSIAKTALANEHEQDIYFQGIPAAVSEKE, translated from the exons ATGA ataaatatatacacaagaagTTCTGTCAGCAATACAAAGCTACAATTGGAGCTAATTTCGTGACAAAGGTGCTTCAGATTGATGACAGGCTTGTAACTCTTCAA ATATGGGATACAGCGGGTCAGGAGAGATTTCAGAGTCTTGGACTTGCATTTTATAGAGGAGCAGATTGTTGTGTTTTGGTCTATGATGTCAATGTAATGCGATTGTTTGACAACCTTGACGACTGGCATGAAGAAATTTTCAAAGAG GCTAGCCCACCGGACGCTAAGACATTTCCTTTCATATTACTGGGAAACAAGATCAATATAGATGGTGGAAATAGCCGAGTG GTTTCTGAGAAAAAAGCAAAGCATTGGTGTTCATCAAAAGGGATACCTTACTTTGAGACATCAGCAAAAGAGGATATAAATGTTGATGCTGCCTTCTTGTCTATTGCAAAAACTGCTTTGGCCAATGAGCACGAGCAGGATAT ATACTTCCAGGGCATTCCAGCGGCAGTTTCAGAGAAAGAGTAG